TACAAAAGGGGATACACacagtttgaatatttttttttttttttttgaaaattacatAACTAGCtactcgattttttttttttttaataattgtaacaTGCCTTTCTTAAGTATCTCAGCAtttagttaaaaatatttgtttctcGACTCCTGGAAAAAGCCAGATATTAATAAGCAAAGTagctaaaaaattacaattaaatattttccaaattttccaggttttgaacagtacgattttttagtttttttttttttttttttaaaaagtcttttctgctcacaaagcctgcatttatttgatccaaagtacaacaaaaacagtaaaaatccaaaatatttttaccatttttaatattttaaatatttaaataaatatttttatattttaaatataagtattttaaatatttaaacatttaaaatgtaatttactcatgtgctgtcaaaacttaattttttatcagccacatgatccttaagaaattattctaatatgcttgtTTTTCAAGAAATACACTTActgttattaatgttgaaaagagttgtgctgctcaatattttttggAAAGCCTGGAtacatttttttccaggattctttgataaatacaaaattcaaaagaacagcatttatttaaaataaatattttataacattacacatacatttactgtcacttttgatcaatttaacacatcctacTGGATACAGGTATTAaactaatacaaaaaataataaatatacataattaTGTGTAATTTATATGCATACACATGAGGTCTTACATAAGCAGATTCATACCTTGAGTATATGCATAGTCATCCGAGCCAGAGCTGGATCGTCTAGGCATGCGATGGATGTGACTGGAGATGTTCCCTGGCAGGGCAGAGATGGGCAGGATCGGAGGTGGGGCACCGTGGCGCTCGCCCtggtccactatattgagaaggGATTCTGTCTCAACTGGTGGAGAGCTTGAGGAACGCTGTGCCTGTCCAGGAGACACTTTGATCTTGATGAACGCAGAGGTGGCTGGCTGAGGAGAGGATGCAGGCCGAGGCCTTGCCACACCCTGGTGGACGTATATTCCTTGATGAATGGACCCAGGGGGTCCGGTCATACTAATGGCCCGAGACGGAGAGCTCGGGGAAGGGCTGGTCGCCATATAGAGTGATCCCTGAGGAGCATGTACAGGGGAGTTGCTCCGTGGTCGTTGTCCCTCCAGTGTGATCTCTATCTGGTTCTTCATAGGGCCTTTGGAGGACATAAAAGCCCTGTGTGAAACTGGCGTCTGCTGGTAGGACAGCCCAGGGAGGGTGGGGGGACTTATGGGCAGAAACACCTGGGGCGGCTGCTGGACCTGATGTTGTGGAGAACTGTACGGGGATGCGTATGTCGGAGTGGCGTAAGGAGACTGCTGATACACAGACGCCCCAGATGTGGACCAGGGAGAGGGTTGAGGACTTTGGGACGGTGATGGACGCATGTACACGGTGTTTGCACTGTTACAATAGGCACCGGGGGGTATCTGCAGTGCTTGTGGGGCAGAGGGGATGTTCTGGGAGAGGGTCACTGTTATAGGAGTCATGTAACGTGGGACGGGGTGATATGTGGGCGACATGCCCTGGATGCTGGGTGGAGGGGTGGGGATATTCGAGCGTCCTTGATCGTTTATGAAGAAGGGGTTGAAGCCGGGTGACGGTGCCATGGTAGCGGGGGCGGAGAGGGGCTCGGGGAAACCACTTCGAGGATGCTCGATGTGCCCGTCGCTGGAACTGTGGACCAAAGCTCGGCTGCCAGCATTATTTTTAGCCCCTTCAGTAGCAGGGTAGCCCACGCTAATCCGCAACATGTGGTTTCGGTTTAAGTGCAAGTCATCTGGGCTGTGGTACTCCTCATACAGGTATCTATTACTCTCCTGagccagcagatggcagcagaggTCCAGGTTATTGTTGTTCTGAGGAGGAAATGGAAGACGGTGAGGTAAACTAGTTCTTGCACCTGATGCCACTCTGATACTCTTGGTAATGGCATTCAGCCAGAATGACACAGCAAAAATATGACAGATCAAACTTAACACTCGCTGCACATCATTATCATAAGGTCTACATATaaggttcaaaagtttggggtcagtaagttgtGTTCAAAAACAACAGtgcattacaaaagatttctttttcaaaaaaatgCTGCTTTTTTAAACTTTTCATTTAACAAATCATGAACAAAATTGTATCATGTTTTCacaagcatcaaatcagcatattataaagacttctgaatgatcatgtgacacaggaATTGACATCTGCTACAATTTAAATTTgccataataaattatatttaatcaattattttattaagatagaaaactgtcattttaaattgcaataatatttcacaatattagtgtttttccTGTAATTTTCGATCAAATACATTCAGTCCTAGTAAGCATAATagattttcaaaaacattacaaaatcttaaACTACAAACATTTGATTATTTTTGATAAAGCAATGCCTCAACTTTCAAATTGTCAAATTTATTAcaacattcaaacaataaatgttgTGACGTTATCACCCAATCAGTGATTCACATCAGTAAAGCAACTTGGGAACCACATGTCATCAGACTTGGCATTTATCTCAGGAAAGCCATTTTAAGTCCATGTCTTGTTTAAGTAGAAAGAAAAGTCTAGAGAATGTCactaatatgaataataatatacagttgaaatcagaagtttacatacaccttgcagaattgctAAAATTAGAGGTatcagacaaaatgcatgttatttttgtatttatcttagtactgacctgaataagatatttcacataagagactttaacatgtagtccacaaaagaaacatataaatgtataaaaatgaccccgttcaaaagtttacacacgcttgctttttaatactgtgttgctactgtgttgttatcttcaaattcaaaaagttttcaccccaggcaCTTAATGCATttcgtttccttctggagcatcagtgagtgtttgaaccttctgtaatagttgcataactcagctgtcctcagtaagaaaagatggatctcaaaatcatacagtcgttgttggaaatggtttaaatacacaaaaatgctgaaaagacaACAAATCGgtgggatttttctgaataatagcgggcagtttaactgttcaggataaacaagggactcatgaacaactatcactaaacaaaaaataaacacagctgtggatcattcaggtaccaacagagtattaagaatcaagtgtatgtaaacttttgaacagggtcatttttataaactattattttctctcgtggactatatgtaaacgtcttttatgtgaaatatcttattcaggtcagtactaaataaaaagtaacatgcattttgtgtgacccctcttattttagtaaaataattaacattttgttttatttgtttttataattaaCACTTGTTTAACAAGTTTTTGTGAGAGCCCTGTAGATGACTACATAACCAACAGTTTTGGAGAAACATAATTATACgtaattatattatattctaatttccATTTCTTTTGAATCTATTTCAATTGTGACTTCTGGTTCTCACCTGAAGAAGGCACTGAGACACTACTTTCTCTGGAATCTCTGGGAAGCGCTGCTTGAGGTCCTGCAGTATGTGATAGTCCAACTGAGGCCCTCCCTGCGCCATCCTGAGCCCAAAGAGAGAGTCACTGAGTCCGCAGCCAGGAGCGCAGCACCTGCTCTCCTCTCATCCCCTGACAACACACATGAATAACATCCCATCAGAGACTACTCACATGCACTGCCAACAAACTACCTTAGGGCATTTGCAACAAAGACAAATCATTAAAGGGGCAGTTCTGGTATCATATACAAACactcatgatgttccaaacctgtgtgagttGACCTGAATGACGATGAGAAAATGATTTTAggcttaactatccctttaacactgtAAAGCCTAGgtaatatatttagtaaatttcttaaACCCTCTAAATCAGGGGTGTCCAAACGCAGTTCCTGGAAGGCcagtgtcttgcagagtttagctccaacttgcctcaacacacctgtctgaacatttctagtatgcctagtaagaccttaaTTAGCCGGTTttggtgtgtttaattagggttggggCTAGGGCTATGCAATATATTGAAATATCACAATATGCATATCGCTACAGCTTGCAATATTTGGGGCCATGAATAAAAGACGAAGAGAAAATCTTTCACTGCTCTTGCctaaataacttttgtagcttaaaCAAGAATCTGTGCATTTTGATTTCATAGAGTGAAGACTaaagatgctccgatcagcatttttggggccgatcaccgattaccgatcaccaagatcatgatctgccgattgccgatcactgccgatcacagaatggcaggggaatgggaatctttgatctataatctagcagagtttgcaccatttgtagaaatgaaactaactctaaattaactatattgaagaaaaaaaataggctacagtcaagatcttgaagaaccaccaagttagggttggagacgatagtatcgtgtatcgacaatagttagagatatcgccagttgctgatgccttccctgctgaaaaaaacagcatttgctgcttaggtatgttttggtgctgggatgctggtttatgctggtcctttgctggtttatgctggtcatgttgctggtcaaggaccagcattaaccagccaaaaaaccagcatgaaccagcaaaggaccagcataaaccagctaaaaccagcaccaaaacatacctaagcagcatatgctgtttttttcaccagagtttgacgatagcaagacgattattaatattatccgtcaaaaaggcgcctaaatttagcgatgcagtgcagggagtcggttctaggatgttttagaaacttgtcgtgatataaacacacgcatacagtggccacgtcgccttaacgcgccgcatggggaagagatttatttatattaaagtgcacctcgcactagactacgctatgttctttgatattgtaaatgttctttgcttgttatttgtagctgctttttaagatgatgtaaggattatattatccagcattgcagtcattagggtaaaggtagtaaaatatggtttaggctgaattaaatgtGATATATCAGAATCTTTCTGTATATAagaaaacataaacattcacctcagtaacatctatatgcgttcattagaattacgatgcgataaaatggcgctaaacatacccacgtgaattacacgcgcgccgtttctcctcattctatatggactgaactacaacattaactgatgacaacaatcagacatacagcggtaacattattgcaatatgacgggtatacaaagatacattcatttacattcaagcacgcacattcaccactcagaatgaaaccgaaagtatacttctccggcaaaactagtcagcgctctgtacacgcacaacttagtcacatgcccaagaacaatactacccttacaaaactaataaagaatttagtactcatgttgccactggtaagctccacTCTTCTGTTGTTTACCTAGGCgctgtgcatgcacgtgtgaaaaagttgcgcgagtaatttacgtcaagtgatcggcttttttgatcggcgcttttggggttcgccgatcaagctatttttagccaatatcgaccgatcatgatcggttgcCGATCGATCGGAGCATCACTAGTGAAGACTAAGCAGAGTTTTATTTCTCCTTTTTATTATTCAGTTCCTAAACTGATGTTAAAATGATTACACTAATATTAAAATGACACTTATGTAATGCTAGAGTAAAACACTACCATTCACTTTCAGAAGTTGTTGTAGGGGTGGTTTATCATCACAAAAAGTGAAACATGTATGCTAGttatatcagaatcagaatgagcacAAGGAATTTGTTTTACAGGAGCTCTTGATACATACGCACATATAaataaccatatatatatatgacacaaGATATGGAAGTTCACATAACTGACTCACTAACAGCTGCGTAAAATGGTTTAATCTGAGCATGTGGCACTTTAAGCATTATCCTATGGCATATCGAATATCGCATTATTTAATGAGTTATTGCATATCGCATTTTTCTTTaatatcgcacagccctagtaTGGAGCTTAACTCTGCCCAAATGTGGACACCCCTGCTCTACATGATCAACATGATCAactttgctaaaaaaaaacaacatgttgTACACAACCAACAACAAGCCTTGTGATTGACTTAAGCAAGTAAAAGGCCTTTTAGTATAATTCCAAAAAATGTGCTGAAGCAACTTAGGTTTACTTGATTATCCATACAGCATAAAAAATGGTGATAAAACAAGCATCAAACATGATACAAGCTTGAACAACATTTTATACATCAGCTGAGCTTTGATCATAAAActagtctcttctgttcaccaaaatacatccaaaatacagcaaaagcaatacaattgtgaaatattttaaaatataatttactcctgtgaccaaaacaaaattttcagcatcattactccagtcttcagtgtcagatgatccttcagaaatcattctaatatgctaatttgcataaaattctattattattattattattattgaggactgtttgatgaatagaaagatctatagatcagcatttatctaaaataaaaagctttataaacGCTTATaaatcttttgaactttctattcatcaaagaaacctaaacaaAATTCctaagctgtttttaacataataataataaatgttttttgagcagcaaatcaaaatattagaatgatttctaaaggatcatgtgaatggagtaatgatgcaaaaaaactTTATAAACGCTTATaaatcttctgaactttctattcatcaaagaaacctaaacaaAATTCctaagctgtttttaacataataataataatatatgttttttgagcagcaaatcagaatattagaatgatttctaaaggatcatgtgaatggggtaatgatgcttaaaaaaaaaatcacaggaatgaattacattttaaaatatagtcaaatagaacagttattttaaattggtaaatatttttaaattttactgtttttgctgtactttggattaaataaatgcagaagagacattcaaaatcttactgtccaaaaacttttgactggtagtgtcttAGGACATATATTGAGTGACTGTTAATAAAGACCACACTAATTTACATTAAACTATCAGAATTTCATCTTTTTGTAATTAACAACTAACAACAacttatataaataaaatctgCACAAAGGTGCATATTTTTGCACAGTTTGGGCCTAAGTATTTTTCTTCTCAAATGTGAGCTCCATACTCTGTATATCACACTATATGACTTctgatgtatcaaatatgatacaaaacaaacatatgcgcaaaggtttttttttattttttagattttgtctAAAGCTTGTTCCATTTCAAAACAATTAATTGTTAATCTGACTATTGTTTGACACATCAaggctttacagggttaaggTCGCTTATGCACCAGACGGCCGCAGACTGGCTGCCGCAGTGTGAACATGGCGCACTCCTGGACAGGAACAGAGACTTCATACCTGCAACCTGAAAACTGCTATTTATCAGAACAAAAGCACGATTGTAGTACATCTCAGGTAAATCCGATGCGAATGCAAACCTAAAAGACACATGTTTCAGAATGGCTTGTGTTGTGTTTAGCGATCTCACCATTGGCAACGACCTGAAATCTGAGACGTGAACAGTGTTTCACGTGTACAACTCCCTTCCGGTTGACTTCATCCACACACACGACAGGTGTTACTAACTGTCATAAGCATAATTGCAGCACTGTCAACGCCTTATTATGCGTAACATAAGCAAAGAATGGGACGCCGATCTTAAACTAACCACAAGACACAAAAGATAATTTTGAATGCAAGACAATAAGCCTGAGTCACcagcaaaaaataaaactaaacaccAACATTCTACACTATATTAACGACATCAACTTCATGATTTGTTCCCTTGTCAGTTTCAGTTCTTCATGTCAACACAAACCAATCGCAGGTTCATTCCAGCACTGCTAGCAGAGACAGCTAAGCATCCATAAAAACACAATCTGCTAACTATTAAAGTCAAGTAGTGACAGTTCTGCAGAGTACCTGTGTCTGGTGCCTCCTGATCGACGACGAGCCGTTGCCAAATCCGTTTAAGAGCTACAACTCAACGCTATTTTTACATGATGACAAAGATAGAAAGCCACAATTGACGGGATCAGCAGTGTCTCGTTACAAAACAAAAGACGCTTCCGCATTATTCTTcaacatatataaatattaagaCATACAGAAACGTTTCACTTGCACGTAGTTATCTCTGGGAGgagatagagagagaaagagaaaaaaacactAGCTGTTCATTAACCGTTAGCTTTAGCATAGCCGCTAGCCGTCCGGTATTGAGCCGCAGGGAGAAACGGAAACGCAATGCGCGCCGCTCCCGCGTGTTTATCTGACTGACGTTTAATTAACACCTGTCAAAAGCTTGTTGACATCGTAAAACACCAAAGCAACAGTTTATACGGAGACTCGCTGTCAGTTTCGTTGCAGTGCAAACAACGGCTGGCTGCTCGCCGTGCTGATAACAGTGTATGTACGACAACATACCGTGCGCCGGAGCCTCACGGCCATTGACCATCCAAGCAAGGCTTTTCACAGGGGGTGTGTCACCGGACTGCTGAGGTGATCGGAAATGACAACAATTCACCGGAGTTCTACAGGAATCAAGCGGTTTTCGCAGTCGCAACAAAATTGTCGTCTTCACTTACGCCTATTTCTCTTCCTCTGTAGTTCCGGTTGAAGGTTTCTCATGTAACATTATACGGCACATTCATGCCCTCTGCCGGGCTGGGGTAAAAGAAAGAGAACCTCTCAGTACAAAATGGTACATAAAACTGTCTCTGTACTAAAAATGTACtaatatatgtgacactggatcacaaaaccagtcatatgagaTGTATATAATCTCTGGGcccagtttttcaaaagtaatccaGTGGGATTTTGGATCacggattggatcaaatcttgGAAATGGGTTTTTCAAAAGTAAAAGAGGGATTTTGAATTAAGATCAGACCATGTAATCCAATCTTACATTTGATTTGGATCAAACCTGCCCTTTGGGTTATTCAAAACTTTGAACTCAGATTGTGATCTAAAATAGGATTATCCTGATCCCATCAGAAGGGTTTATTCAGGATTCAGTTGTgatttttttaaccaaataaaataaaaaagttttatttttaagtgaaTGATCACAAACTTAATGGTTACTGGTGATATAAATTCCTTGATATTTGAACCCTATATTAAGGATGTCACATCTAATGAAATATGGTAAAAACAgcaacaaaataatataaaaactatcagatgtcaaataaatgGATGGAAAGTCAAAGATGGAAAGTGCTGGTATCTGTCCTGTAAATGATTTAACTTTTTGAcagtattgtttttgttttgtgatttaacattagaacaaactaaaaaaatgtaaaatgtttgtttattgcattgtttaaattaaaacaaacaatggCTATTTGTGGCCACTGGTATTTTGCCTACCTGTTGTTCTTTGCTAAGCCAGTAGACTACACTGTTGGTTCCATTTAAGGCTATGGTAAAAAGGATTTGGCAATCCTGATATTTGGTATTTGGATCACAGTGATCCAACccagtgttcctttaaaaaaactgtcataaaagtaAGATAGATCAGTTAATCCTGGATAGCAAAACATGGGATTCCAAATCTGGACCAATTTGATCCAGataaatttttttgaaaaactgGGCCCTGGGGtataaagctgaataaaaaaagttttccactgatgtatggtttgttaggataggataatatttgacgaagaaaatcagaaatgtgagggtgcaaaaaataaataaataaaaaagttgtttaaagttgtcctaattaagttcttagcaatgcatattactaatcaaaatttaagttttgatatttttatgtaggaaatttacaaaatatcttcatggaatgtgattttttattctaatgatttttggcgtccagggtcacataagccATTTAGGAACCAATATGTATGCGTTAGTAATATGCACCCTtcaggggtaaataaggtacaaagatgtACCTTAAGAGGGTATCCAGTGACAGATTTAATAGGCCtaccttttttttctgagagtgtacatTAGTTACCTGCACagcctatccacctttttctttaatacAGAAGTATAGGAGAATAATGAGAAGAGTAACAATGTGCAGTAATGGTAACTAGTATGCACTACAAATGGTGTGTTCATATTTAagttaatatattaaaacaatatggtaagacaaaccaatttgcaatatcaagcagcaaaaccacccataaaatttacaaaatggcttacagaaaaataaggtggatacagcATTGTGAAAAATATAGGACATCTTTGTGTACACTTTAGCCCAGTATGGCTtgacatttaaaataatagtctatagaaaaatcttttttatttatttatttatttaattgaatagtTTATTCAAACTTTAGACAAAATACTCAAACAAGGGTTgcatatgtatatttattttgtaattgtcATATCATATTTGCTACATCAGGTTGTATGGGTGTCTGTGATATTGAGGACATGAAGTTTATACTTGAAAAAAGGAAAGAAacccaaactgagcaaaaatatgcaatttggtgcagCAGCTGATGTTTATGGCCAAAATGTAAGATGAAATTCTGATAGcttgtaatatatataaattagatTAGATTTGTATAACAGTATAACAGGCTACTTgcataaatagaataaaaatatcAGTTGACACTCTGTATCTCTCAAAGCGCTGCAGTTTTTGCTGTGGGGCAAA
Above is a genomic segment from Garra rufa chromosome 15, GarRuf1.0, whole genome shotgun sequence containing:
- the tab3 gene encoding TGF-beta-activated kinase 1 and MAP3K7-binding protein 3 produces the protein MAQGGPQLDYHILQDLKQRFPEIPEKVVSQCLLQNNNNLDLCCHLLAQESNRYLYEEYHSPDDLHLNRNHMLRISVGYPATEGAKNNAGSRALVHSSSDGHIEHPRSGFPEPLSAPATMAPSPGFNPFFINDQGRSNIPTPPPSIQGMSPTYHPVPRYMTPITVTLSQNIPSAPQALQIPPGAYCNSANTVYMRPSPSQSPQPSPWSTSGASVYQQSPYATPTYASPYSSPQHQVQQPPQVFLPISPPTLPGLSYQQTPVSHRAFMSSKGPMKNQIEITLEGQRPRSNSPVHAPQGSLYMATSPSPSSPSRAISMTGPPGSIHQGIYVHQGVARPRPASSPQPATSAFIKIKVSPGQAQRSSSSPPVETESLLNIVDQGERHGAPPPILPISALPGNISSHIHRMPRRSSSGSDDYAYTQALLLHQRARMERLMKELMLERQKLEHLKAEVNEMEFDALQRRFRRVNSTSLIPRPEDMTKIRSKNRQLQIDIDCTLKETDLLQSRGKFDVRTMNNFYDNIQPGPVVPPRVKPPVAQRDEDFEGAQWNCESCTFLNHPALHRCEQCEMPRNT